The Vannielia litorea genomic interval CCACCGCGCCCTTGGCCGTCGCATAGGCGGCAAAGCCCGGGTAGCTGAACCGGGTGAGGCCGGAGGAGACGTTGAGCACCTGCCCACCATCGGCGAGCAGCGGCAGCAGCGCTTGGGTTAAGAAGAATGGACCTTTGACGTGGACCTGCATCATGGCGTCGAAATCGGCCTCCGAGGTTTGCTCGAAGGTCGCGTGGGCGCCATAGCCTGCGTTGTTGACCAGTGCGTGCAGGTGCTCTCCGCCCAATTCGGCGAGGGTTTCCGGCAGGGTGGCAGCGAAGTCGCCAAAGCTGGCGGTGTCTTCCGTATCCAGCTTGAGCGCGGCGGCCTGCACCCCCGCGGCGCTGGCCTCGGCCAGTGCTTCTTCGGCGGCCTCGGCGTTGGAATGGTAAGTGATGATGGGAGAGACCCCGGCGCGGGCGAGGTTGGTGGCCATGGCGCGGCCAAGGCCCCGGCTGCCGCCGGTGATGAGAGCGATGCGGGTCATGTGGGAACTCCTTGTTTGATCCGATAGGCGTTGATCTGGGCCACGTCGGGTCGGGTGGCCTGCCGCATTCGCCGCCGGACTTGCCTATTCCTCCGCAACCCGCGCACGGCCTCTTTTGACTTGGCCGCCCATCGGCGCATCTTCGGGTCATGGAGATGCCGATGATCGACCGTGCGCTGATTGCCGAACTGCGTGACCATGCCGACCGCGAGAACACAGGCCGGGAACTGGCCGCCACCCCGGTGGAAGGCCTGAGCGTGATGCGCCGACGGGTGGCCACCCCAGTGGAGCCGGTAGTGTACGAGCCGGTGCTCTGCCTCGTGATGGAGGGGGTGAAGGAGGTCTGGCATGGCGATCGGCCACTGCGGTTTGCCGCCGGGCAAAGCTCTGTCATCAGCTTTCACCTGCCCACGCAGGCGCGGATTCTGGAAGCGCCCTACACCTCTCTGGGCCTGCGGATCGATCCGCCGCTGCTGCACGAGATCGCCGCAGAGATCGACGGGGCGGACGAGGGCGCTGTGGGGCCCGTGATCAGCACCGGCGAGGCGGATGAGGCGGTGCTCGGCGCGATGTCCCGGCTTTTCCGGCTGAAAAACACGCCGGCCGCCATTCCGCAGCTCGCTCCGCTGATCAAGCGGGAGCTGCATTACTGGTTGCTGAACTCCTGCCACGGCCCGGCGCTGCGTGAGCTGGCCCGGCCTGCCTCTCATGCTGCCCGCATCGCCCGCGCCACGGCGGAGATCCGGCGCACCTATGATGCCCAGCTCAGGGTGCCCGAGCTGGCACGGGGCGCAGGCATGTCGGAGACCACTTTCCATGCGCAGTTCAAGGCGCTGACCGGCACCACCCCGCTGCAATTTCAGAAAAAGATGCGCCTGATGGAGGCGCGGCGGCTGATCGAGGCCGGGGGGCAGGGTGTGAGCCAGGCTGCCTTTGCGGTGGGCTACGAGAGCCCCACCCAGTTCAGCCGCGAGTTCAGCCGGATGTTCGGCTGCGCGCCGAGCCGGCTCAAGCCCGAGGCGGCAAGCGCCTGAGGGATTTCCTGTCTTGACCGGGCCGGGTGCGCCTGCCAGCCTCCGCCGCGTTGAAACAAGTCATTAGACCGGAGACATTGCCATGACGCGCGCCCTCCAGCGGATTGCCGCTGCCGTTGCCCTTTCTGCCAGCCTCGCCCTGCCCGCCGCGGCCAACCTGCCCTCAGGCGGGCTTGGCGGCTTCAGCCTCAGCCCCGATGGTGCCACCCTGCTGGCGGGCGGAGACAACCGTGTGATCTACGTGATCGACGCTTCCACCTTCGAGGTGAAGGACCGGA includes:
- a CDS encoding AraC family transcriptional regulator, whose product is MEMPMIDRALIAELRDHADRENTGRELAATPVEGLSVMRRRVATPVEPVVYEPVLCLVMEGVKEVWHGDRPLRFAAGQSSVISFHLPTQARILEAPYTSLGLRIDPPLLHEIAAEIDGADEGAVGPVISTGEADEAVLGAMSRLFRLKNTPAAIPQLAPLIKRELHYWLLNSCHGPALRELARPASHAARIARATAEIRRTYDAQLRVPELARGAGMSETTFHAQFKALTGTTPLQFQKKMRLMEARRLIEAGGQGVSQAAFAVGYESPTQFSREFSRMFGCAPSRLKPEAASA
- a CDS encoding SDR family NAD(P)-dependent oxidoreductase: MTRIALITGGSRGLGRAMATNLARAGVSPIITYHSNAEAAEEALAEASAAGVQAAALKLDTEDTASFGDFAATLPETLAELGGEHLHALVNNAGYGAHATFEQTSEADFDAMMQVHVKGPFFLTQALLPLLADGGQVLNVSSGLTRFSYPGFAAYATAKGAVEVMTHYMAREFGPRGIAVNTLAPGAIETDFGGGIVRDDPEMNARMAEISAMGRAGLPDDIGGAVAALLAGKTNWITGQRIEASGGALL